From the Nonlabens marinus S1-08 genome, one window contains:
- a CDS encoding DUF4301 family protein codes for MNFTEAQLLQLKEKGISRSTVEKQLQRFETGFPVVKLKKAALVNHGIVRIEDDRKEELVKLYEDKKTELDILKFVPASGAATRMFKFLHEFLQEFDPVVDSINSFVNKRKARDLFTFFVGIEKFPFYEEVMAALKQENANWASLPDRDKKVLFVKKMLFKDGFNYTSMPKGLVPFHKYSNHIATAFEEHLHEASSYAASQNNARLHFTIAPAFRDDFKQEFQRIQYKVERKTGIKFKISFSHQQPKTDTIAVDLDDQPILNDDGLFFFRPAGHGALLENLNDQEADLIFIKNIDNVTVTTFEEEVGTYKKMLAGLLLEIQQKCFDYLKSLETQDPSKELLQEVEGFIKYQLHATLPLDYHKYTTKYQLEAIWNRLNRPLRICGMVKNEGEPGGGPFWVFNEVGQASLQIVESAQVDQDNHKQSKIASNCTHFNPVDLVCGVRDYQGNKFDLTGFRDLETGFITHKSRMGKELKAQELPGLWNGAMAHWNTIFVEVPLITFNPVKTVNDLLKPAHQG; via the coding sequence ATGAATTTCACAGAAGCTCAACTTCTACAATTAAAGGAAAAAGGAATTTCAAGAAGCACTGTAGAAAAACAGCTGCAACGCTTTGAAACTGGTTTTCCAGTGGTGAAGCTGAAAAAAGCTGCTCTAGTGAATCATGGAATTGTGAGGATAGAAGATGACCGCAAAGAGGAATTGGTCAAACTCTATGAAGACAAAAAAACCGAATTGGACATTTTAAAATTTGTACCAGCAAGTGGAGCAGCAACTAGAATGTTCAAATTTCTACATGAATTTCTTCAAGAGTTCGACCCAGTAGTAGATTCCATCAATTCATTCGTGAATAAAAGAAAAGCTAGGGATCTATTTACCTTTTTCGTGGGTATTGAAAAATTCCCTTTTTATGAGGAAGTGATGGCAGCACTGAAGCAAGAAAATGCCAACTGGGCTTCACTACCAGACCGGGATAAAAAAGTACTTTTTGTAAAAAAGATGTTGTTTAAGGATGGCTTTAATTATACGTCCATGCCTAAAGGGTTGGTACCATTTCATAAATATTCCAATCACATAGCAACTGCCTTTGAAGAACATTTACATGAAGCGTCCAGCTATGCTGCCTCACAAAATAATGCACGATTGCATTTTACCATTGCTCCTGCATTTCGGGATGATTTCAAGCAAGAATTCCAGCGTATACAGTATAAAGTAGAGCGTAAAACAGGAATTAAATTCAAAATTTCATTTTCACACCAGCAACCTAAAACAGACACCATTGCTGTAGACTTAGACGACCAGCCCATTCTAAATGATGACGGACTATTTTTCTTCAGGCCAGCGGGACATGGCGCCTTGTTGGAGAACTTAAATGATCAAGAAGCAGACTTGATTTTCATTAAAAACATTGATAATGTAACGGTAACCACCTTTGAGGAAGAAGTAGGTACTTACAAAAAGATGTTAGCAGGATTACTACTGGAAATTCAGCAAAAATGTTTCGACTATTTAAAAAGTTTAGAAACTCAAGATCCATCTAAGGAATTACTGCAAGAAGTGGAAGGTTTTATAAAGTACCAGCTGCATGCCACATTGCCTTTAGATTATCATAAATACACAACAAAATATCAATTGGAAGCCATTTGGAACCGGTTGAATCGTCCTTTGCGTATTTGCGGAATGGTGAAAAATGAGGGAGAGCCTGGGGGTGGCCCTTTTTGGGTATTCAATGAAGTAGGTCAGGCGAGCTTACAAATTGTAGAAAGTGCACAAGTCGACCAAGATAATCACAAGCAAAGCAAGATCGCCTCTAATTGTACCCACTTCAATCCGGTAGATCTGGTCTGTGGGGTACGGGATTATCAAGGTAATAAATTTGATTTGACAGGTTTCCGTGATCTGGAAACCGGGTTCATTACGCATAAATCACGAATGGGTAAAGAGTTGAAAGCTCAAGAGCTTCCAGGGCTTTGGAATGGGGCGATGGCGCATTGGAATACGATTTTTGTAGAGGTGCCTCTGATTACCTTTAATCCAGTGAAGACGGTGAACGATTTACTCAAACCAGCGCATCAAGGATAG
- a CDS encoding thioredoxin family protein has product MELNDTIEAALENSMSYLQYRTFVESHAINHTNSGDEQTPALAQYTALNHQRMKRQDKVMRLKEESLNFLASLQRKLIFLCITETWCGDAAQTMPMINKIAVAGGVEFRIVLRDENLDLMDRFLTNGARSVAKVILLDAETHEAVASWGPRPTAATPLVAEEKRAKGALSPEFKQQLQTWYNKDKGEETERDIITLLKQL; this is encoded by the coding sequence ATGGAACTTAATGATACGATTGAAGCGGCACTAGAAAACAGTATGTCTTATTTGCAATACCGCACCTTTGTGGAATCGCACGCCATCAACCACACTAATAGTGGTGATGAACAAACTCCCGCATTAGCACAGTATACTGCATTGAACCACCAGCGCATGAAGCGTCAAGACAAAGTGATGCGGCTTAAAGAGGAATCGCTGAATTTTCTTGCCTCGTTACAGCGCAAGCTCATCTTTCTTTGCATAACAGAAACCTGGTGTGGTGATGCGGCGCAAACCATGCCTATGATCAACAAAATAGCCGTCGCGGGTGGTGTGGAGTTTAGAATTGTATTGCGGGATGAAAACCTAGATCTCATGGATCGTTTTCTAACCAACGGTGCACGTTCGGTCGCCAAGGTTATTTTATTAGATGCAGAAACTCATGAAGCGGTAGCCAGTTGGGGTCCTAGACCTACAGCTGCAACTCCATTAGTAGCAGAGGAGAAGCGCGCCAAAGGAGCACTTTCTCCAGAATTCAAACAACAACTTCAAACCTGGTACAACAAGGATAAAGGGGAGGAAACAGAAAGAGATATAATCACTTTACTGAAGCAGCTCTAG
- a CDS encoding VOC family protein gives MKMPVKSVQVKSILPFIGSDDYNTSRTFYKKLGFEEVWYSSSMCRFSLDGFGFYLQNAHVQDWVENTMLFLEVEDLEETLKIFKSLNLPAGFPKSRLSEIVKNDWGSEFFLHDPSGILWHIGSFNS, from the coding sequence ATGAAAATGCCTGTAAAAAGCGTCCAAGTTAAATCAATACTGCCCTTTATAGGTTCAGACGACTATAATACATCCAGAACCTTTTATAAGAAATTAGGGTTTGAAGAGGTATGGTACTCTTCTAGTATGTGCCGTTTTAGTTTGGATGGTTTTGGCTTTTATTTACAAAATGCACACGTACAAGATTGGGTAGAAAACACAATGCTATTTCTGGAAGTTGAAGATTTGGAAGAAACTTTGAAAATCTTTAAATCTTTGAATCTGCCAGCTGGATTTCCAAAATCACGATTGTCAGAAATTGTAAAAAACGATTGGGGCAGCGAATTCTTCTTGCACGACCCTTCTGGAATACTGTGGCATATAGGAAGTTTTAATTCATAG
- the rpmA gene encoding 50S ribosomal protein L27: MAHKKGVGSSKNGRESESKRLGVKIFGGQAAIAGNIIIRQRGMEHHPGENVYAGKDFTLHAQVDGEVKFTKKRNNRSYVSIVPVAQA; the protein is encoded by the coding sequence ATGGCTCACAAAAAAGGAGTAGGTAGTTCGAAAAACGGAAGAGAATCAGAATCCAAACGCTTAGGTGTGAAGATTTTTGGTGGCCAGGCGGCAATCGCTGGTAACATCATCATCCGTCAGCGCGGTATGGAGCACCATCCAGGTGAAAACGTATATGCTGGTAAGGACTTCACATTACACGCACAAGTGGACGGAGAAGTAAAGTTCACTAAGAAAAGAAACAATAGATCTTACGTGTCTATTGTACCAGTAGCACAGGCGTAA
- the truB gene encoding tRNA pseudouridine(55) synthase TruB, with product MNPQVSDNPYLTGKVLLFDKPLNWTSFQLVNKVRWLIRQHYGIKKIKVGHAGTLDPLATGLLIICTGKETKNISTYQAQEKEYTGTITLGATTPSYDLETEIDQTFPTDHLTEDLLRKITEQFTGEIQQKPPIYSAIKKDGKRLYELARAGETTEISARTVTVTDFDLTRIELPKVDFRMGCSKGTYIRSIAHDYGAALNNGGHLSALRRTKIGDYDVADAVGIEEFEAALMKG from the coding sequence TTGAATCCGCAAGTTTCTGACAATCCCTATCTCACCGGTAAAGTTCTTCTTTTTGATAAGCCCCTGAACTGGACTTCTTTTCAGCTGGTCAACAAAGTGCGCTGGTTGATACGTCAACATTATGGCATTAAAAAAATTAAAGTAGGTCATGCAGGGACTTTGGATCCATTGGCAACTGGTTTGCTGATTATCTGTACCGGGAAGGAAACCAAGAATATTTCCACTTATCAAGCGCAGGAAAAAGAATATACTGGCACCATAACCCTGGGTGCAACAACGCCTAGCTATGACCTAGAAACTGAAATAGATCAAACATTCCCTACAGATCACTTAACCGAAGATTTACTTAGAAAAATTACCGAGCAGTTCACCGGCGAAATCCAACAAAAACCACCTATCTACAGCGCTATTAAAAAAGATGGCAAGCGATTGTACGAACTCGCAAGGGCAGGAGAAACTACCGAAATAAGCGCACGAACAGTAACAGTGACTGACTTTGACCTAACCCGCATAGAGTTACCAAAAGTTGATTTCAGAATGGGCTGCAGCAAAGGAACGTACATTAGATCCATCGCTCATGATTATGGAGCAGCATTGAACAATGGTGGTCATTTGAGCGCGTTGCGCAGGACTAAAATTGGTGATTATGATGTCGCCGATGCGGTGGGAATTGAGGAGTTTGAAGCTGCCTTAATGAAGGGTTGA
- the ahcY gene encoding adenosylhomocysteinase — protein MSTETIPYTPYKVKDISLADYGRLEIELAEAEMPGLMALREEYGESQPLKGARIAGCLHMTIQTAVLIETLVALGADVTWSSCNIFSTQDHAAAAIAAAGIPVYAWKGMNEEEFNWCIEQTLFFGEDRKPLNMILDDGGDLTNMVFDEYPELAKGINGLSEETTTGVHRLYERMKKGTLVMPAINVNDSVTKSKFDNKYGCRESAVDAVRRATDTMLAGKRVVVCGYGDVGKGTAASFRGAGSIVTVTEIDPICALQAVMDGFEVKKLENVVGNADVVITTTGNKDIIRGEHFEAMRDKVIVCNIGHFDNEIDVAFLNKNHGNTKVEIKPQVDKYTINGKDIILLAEGRLVNLGCATGHPSFVMSNSFTNQTLAQIELWTNRDAYENQVYMLPKHLDEKVAALHLSRMGAELTELKKDQAEYIGVEVEGPFKPEYYRY, from the coding sequence ATGAGTACAGAAACCATCCCTTATACACCTTACAAGGTAAAAGATATTTCCCTAGCGGACTATGGCCGTCTAGAAATTGAGCTTGCAGAAGCTGAAATGCCAGGTCTAATGGCCTTGCGTGAAGAGTATGGCGAGTCACAGCCTTTAAAAGGTGCTCGCATTGCAGGTTGTTTGCACATGACGATACAAACAGCAGTTCTAATTGAGACTCTTGTAGCCTTAGGAGCTGATGTAACCTGGTCTTCCTGTAATATTTTCTCTACTCAAGATCACGCTGCTGCAGCTATTGCTGCCGCAGGAATTCCAGTTTACGCTTGGAAAGGGATGAATGAGGAAGAATTCAACTGGTGCATTGAGCAAACTTTGTTTTTTGGTGAAGATCGCAAGCCATTGAACATGATCCTTGATGATGGAGGTGATTTGACTAACATGGTTTTTGACGAGTATCCAGAACTTGCTAAAGGTATCAACGGTCTTTCTGAAGAAACGACTACTGGAGTTCACCGTTTGTATGAACGTATGAAAAAGGGAACTTTAGTGATGCCAGCCATCAATGTGAACGACTCAGTAACTAAATCAAAGTTTGATAATAAATACGGTTGTCGAGAAAGTGCAGTAGATGCTGTACGCCGTGCAACTGATACCATGCTTGCTGGAAAACGAGTTGTCGTTTGTGGATATGGTGATGTAGGTAAAGGAACGGCAGCTTCTTTTAGAGGTGCTGGTTCCATTGTTACTGTAACTGAAATTGATCCAATCTGTGCTTTACAAGCGGTAATGGACGGTTTTGAAGTGAAGAAACTAGAAAATGTTGTTGGCAATGCAGACGTTGTAATTACAACAACTGGAAATAAAGACATCATACGCGGCGAGCACTTTGAAGCGATGAGAGATAAAGTGATTGTTTGTAACATAGGCCACTTTGACAATGAAATTGATGTTGCATTCTTAAATAAGAATCACGGTAATACTAAGGTAGAGATCAAGCCTCAAGTAGATAAGTATACCATCAATGGTAAAGATATCATCTTACTTGCTGAGGGTCGTTTGGTGAATTTGGGTTGTGCAACAGGTCACCCTAGTTTTGTGATGAGTAATTCATTTACAAATCAGACACTAGCTCAAATCGAATTGTGGACAAACAGAGACGCTTATGAAAATCAAGTGTATATGTTACCTAAGCATTTAGATGAGAAAGTAGCAGCATTACACCTTTCAAGAATGGGAGCAGAGCTTACGGAACTTAAAAAGGATCAAGCAGAATATATAGGTGTGGAGGTTGAAGGACCATTCAAGCCAGAATATTACAGATATTAG
- a CDS encoding thiamine-binding protein — MEVSIELTMSPLQNDYEKHIIDFIKVLRSSQFTVLENPLSTQIFGDYATLMPFLTHAIEESLHRQDKVLIYMKLVKSNRADYKPHF, encoded by the coding sequence ATGGAAGTATCTATCGAGTTGACTATGTCACCGCTACAGAACGATTACGAAAAACACATTATTGATTTTATCAAGGTGTTGCGGTCCTCACAATTTACAGTTTTGGAAAACCCTTTATCTACACAAATATTTGGTGATTACGCTACCTTGATGCCGTTTTTGACCCATGCTATTGAAGAAAGCTTGCACCGTCAAGATAAGGTTTTGATCTACATGAAATTGGTAAAATCCAATCGCGCCGACTATAAGCCGCATTTCTAG
- a CDS encoding geranylgeranylglyceryl/heptaprenylglyceryl phosphate synthase produces the protein MTILESLQQCKRTLGILVDPEKLDVEDFSAFAKAMSSTIPQLTKALELNQIIFLLGGSTMTDVNLDYWIDEFRKITELKLVLFPGSHRQVSEHADGLLFLNLISGRNPQYLIGEQVAAASRLRESALQIIPTGYILVDGGVESAVSRVSGTAPLSPQNEELILNTAVAGALMGNQCLYLEAGSGAKVSVSEHLVSRVADLIQIPLIVGGGLYTLKEIKHRFDAGAQMVVVGTAIERNLNWKG, from the coding sequence ATGACCATTTTAGAAAGCCTACAGCAGTGCAAAAGAACTTTGGGCATTCTTGTAGATCCTGAAAAGCTGGATGTAGAAGATTTTTCCGCTTTCGCGAAAGCGATGTCATCCACCATACCACAACTCACAAAGGCATTAGAACTCAACCAAATTATTTTCTTACTGGGCGGCAGTACCATGACCGACGTAAATCTGGACTATTGGATAGATGAATTCCGAAAAATTACGGAGTTGAAATTAGTGCTGTTCCCAGGTTCCCACCGTCAGGTTTCAGAACATGCAGATGGATTGTTGTTTCTCAATCTCATTTCTGGTAGAAACCCACAATATCTTATAGGTGAGCAAGTTGCCGCAGCAAGCCGCTTAAGAGAATCTGCATTACAAATAATTCCTACAGGCTATATTCTAGTTGACGGAGGCGTAGAAAGTGCCGTGTCGAGAGTTTCTGGTACCGCGCCACTTTCTCCTCAAAACGAGGAGTTGATCTTAAATACCGCAGTTGCAGGGGCGCTGATGGGAAATCAATGCCTTTATCTAGAAGCAGGCAGCGGCGCTAAGGTTTCAGTTTCTGAACACCTTGTTTCAAGAGTTGCAGATTTGATACAAATCCCGCTAATAGTAGGTGGAGGGTTATATACTTTGAAAGAAATCAAGCACAGATTTGATGCAGGCGCTCAGATGGTGGTTGTTGGAACTGCTATAGAGCGTAATTTGAACTGGAAAGGTTAG
- a CDS encoding AAA family ATPase: MEKIPEQSEFDGLRIVLYGPESTGKSTLANQLAAHYQEPQVSEFARVYLQEKMDRTGTVCSFGDIVPIAIGQRESENKAATQAGRLLFCDTDILETYVYSTIYFNRAPQELVRSLKASSYDLYLLMDIDTKWTPDDLRDRPQERKSIFKKFQQTLEEFKQPYKIITELGHQRFLNAIAAIDDLLL, translated from the coding sequence ATGGAAAAAATACCTGAACAATCAGAATTTGACGGTTTAAGAATCGTGCTGTACGGTCCAGAAAGCACAGGAAAATCAACACTGGCAAATCAGCTTGCGGCTCATTACCAGGAGCCTCAAGTAAGTGAGTTTGCTAGAGTATATCTTCAAGAAAAAATGGATCGTACCGGTACAGTTTGTTCCTTTGGTGATATTGTACCTATTGCTATAGGTCAACGAGAGTCAGAAAACAAAGCGGCAACCCAAGCAGGAAGGCTACTATTTTGTGACACAGATATTTTAGAGACCTACGTTTATTCTACGATCTATTTCAATCGGGCACCTCAAGAATTAGTGAGGTCTTTAAAGGCATCTAGTTATGACTTATATTTATTGATGGATATTGATACGAAATGGACCCCAGATGATCTAAGAGACCGGCCACAAGAACGAAAATCTATCTTTAAAAAGTTTCAACAGACACTAGAGGAATTCAAACAGCCTTATAAAATTATTACGGAATTAGGCCACCAGCGTTTTTTAAATGCTATTGCTGCCATAGATGACCTATTACTATGA
- the rplU gene encoding 50S ribosomal protein L21 — protein sequence MYAIVEIAGQQFKIEKDQKLFVHRMQEDEGATVSIDKVLLVGDGDNITLGAPAIEGAFAEAKVLGHLKGDKVIVFKKKRRKGYRKKNGHRQYLSQIQISSISLKGGKKKDSSDSASAKAKKEDQPVAKPVKAEDAPKGKVESASTDLSNNTVAELKEMAKERGLEGYSALKKAELIELLENN from the coding sequence ATGTACGCAATCGTAGAGATAGCAGGGCAACAATTCAAGATCGAGAAAGATCAGAAGTTGTTCGTACATCGCATGCAAGAAGACGAAGGAGCTACGGTTTCTATCGATAAAGTTCTTCTTGTAGGTGACGGCGACAACATCACACTCGGCGCCCCAGCTATAGAAGGAGCATTTGCTGAAGCAAAAGTTCTGGGACACCTTAAAGGTGACAAAGTAATCGTTTTTAAGAAAAAACGTAGAAAAGGATACCGCAAGAAAAACGGTCACAGACAATATTTGTCTCAGATTCAGATTTCTAGTATTTCCTTAAAAGGTGGTAAGAAGAAAGATTCTTCTGATTCTGCTTCCGCGAAAGCGAAAAAAGAAGACCAACCAGTTGCAAAACCTGTAAAGGCGGAAGATGCTCCTAAAGGAAAAGTAGAAAGTGCTTCTACAGACTTGAGCAACAACACGGTGGCAGAGCTTAAAGAAATGGCTAAAGAAAGAGGGCTTGAAGGTTATTCAGCACTTAAGAAAGCTGAGCTTATCGAGTTACTAGAAAATAACTAA
- a CDS encoding FMN-dependent NADH-azoreductase: MNLLRIDSSPNQAGSISRELTDLLQEKLESQGHKLTGKRDLYYDDLITLGDQDRYSAYFTPSEDLTDNQRKEIVGSNELAIEFAAADAYIVGVPMYNFTVPAALKTYIDLIARLGITFHYTPEGPVGLLKNKKVFVIISTGGTPIGSEVDFVSPYLKTFFGFIGITDVTFIAADVTNQSREASIEKGTTAIEAL, from the coding sequence ATGAATTTACTTAGAATAGATAGTAGCCCTAATCAAGCGGGCAGTATAAGTAGAGAGCTTACCGACCTTCTCCAAGAGAAGTTGGAATCACAAGGTCACAAACTGACTGGAAAAAGAGATTTATACTATGATGACCTTATCACATTAGGTGATCAGGATCGTTACTCTGCTTACTTCACACCTTCCGAGGACTTGACGGACAACCAGCGCAAAGAAATTGTAGGAAGTAATGAACTAGCCATAGAGTTTGCAGCGGCAGACGCGTATATCGTTGGAGTACCCATGTACAACTTTACTGTTCCTGCAGCCCTTAAAACCTACATTGACTTAATTGCCCGATTAGGGATCACTTTTCATTATACGCCAGAAGGGCCTGTAGGTTTACTGAAAAACAAAAAAGTATTTGTGATAATTTCTACAGGAGGAACACCCATTGGAAGCGAAGTAGATTTCGTTTCACCTTATCTAAAAACCTTTTTCGGATTTATAGGAATCACTGACGTCACATTTATTGCTGCAGATGTCACCAATCAATCCAGAGAAGCAAGTATCGAAAAAGGTACAACGGCCATCGAGGCTTTATAA
- the arfB gene encoding alternative ribosome rescue aminoacyl-tRNA hydrolase ArfB, which translates to MDLNQLEKDVSYTAVASSGPGGQHANKVATKVLLELDIEKSSAFAKAEKERILAALQNQLTKENLLKISCQESRSQAKNKELAFAKLVKLLRKSAKPKKVRRKRVVPASVKRKRLNDKKKHSEKKANRNFRL; encoded by the coding sequence ATGGATTTGAATCAGCTAGAAAAAGACGTGAGTTACACGGCAGTTGCCAGCAGCGGTCCTGGTGGGCAGCATGCTAATAAGGTAGCTACAAAAGTTTTATTGGAGTTGGATATTGAAAAGAGTTCCGCTTTCGCGAAAGCGGAAAAAGAACGAATTCTAGCCGCACTTCAAAATCAGTTGACAAAAGAAAATCTGCTAAAGATATCTTGCCAAGAATCTCGCAGCCAAGCGAAAAACAAAGAATTGGCTTTTGCCAAATTAGTCAAACTATTGCGTAAAAGTGCTAAGCCCAAAAAAGTGAGGCGAAAACGAGTTGTACCCGCATCAGTGAAGCGTAAGCGACTCAACGATAAGAAAAAGCACAGTGAGAAGAAGGCAAATCGCAACTTTAGGTTGTAG
- a CDS encoding 4'-phosphopantetheinyl transferase family protein — protein MPVIKTLTNRSNTRVYVWEITESEAWLRSGIELSQNSVERLITMSSEVHRRGFLSIRHLLLQAGYSDKQLYYDELGKPHLEGEKYISITHSFELTAIIISDSPTGIDIEKRRDKIQRIAVKFVNYELQFIAQKTNKVSLLTVIWGAKESMYKCLGQKGLGFFEHCKVEPFSMESGETVSRIDFGEIQKSFDTYFQEILDYTLVYILPKS, from the coding sequence ATGCCTGTTATCAAAACCCTAACAAATCGCAGCAATACAAGGGTTTACGTGTGGGAAATCACTGAGTCTGAAGCCTGGTTGCGATCAGGGATTGAATTGTCCCAAAACTCTGTCGAACGATTGATTACCATGAGTTCAGAGGTTCACCGGCGAGGGTTTTTGAGCATACGCCATTTGTTGCTACAAGCTGGCTATAGCGATAAGCAATTATATTATGACGAACTAGGTAAACCCCATCTAGAAGGCGAGAAATATATTTCCATTACCCATAGCTTTGAATTGACGGCCATTATCATCAGCGATTCCCCAACGGGTATTGATATCGAGAAACGCCGTGATAAAATTCAGCGCATCGCTGTAAAATTTGTCAATTATGAGCTTCAATTTATAGCTCAAAAAACCAACAAGGTTTCATTACTCACTGTAATATGGGGAGCAAAGGAATCCATGTACAAATGTTTAGGTCAGAAAGGGTTGGGCTTCTTTGAACATTGTAAAGTCGAACCTTTCAGTATGGAATCTGGAGAAACGGTATCGCGAATCGATTTTGGAGAAATTCAAAAATCTTTTGACACTTATTTTCAAGAGATCCTAGATTACACGCTGGTGTATATATTACCCAAATCTTGA
- the pnuC gene encoding nicotinamide riboside transporter PnuC, protein MEWTEFVFGQYSEYSRIQIILEVIAIVMSVISVLYSLRNSVLVFPFGIASTLLFIYLLYQWNLLGDMVINGYYFIMSVYGWYYWLQNGKYDKETPITTTYKKEWWIAAAIALVTGIAIFILYKATGRLENWVSYIDMLTTGIFFAGMWLMARRKLEHWLVLMVGNIISVPLYFYKINEMYNAFSLTALLYIFLSIIAYEGYRRWKKYLNNQNLTV, encoded by the coding sequence ATGGAATGGACAGAGTTTGTTTTTGGTCAGTATAGCGAGTATTCTAGGATTCAAATAATTCTGGAAGTTATCGCCATTGTAATGTCTGTAATAAGCGTGCTGTACTCGCTGCGCAATAGTGTTTTGGTTTTTCCATTTGGTATTGCCAGCACTTTGCTTTTCATTTATTTATTATATCAATGGAACTTACTCGGTGATATGGTCATTAACGGCTATTATTTTATCATGAGCGTTTATGGCTGGTATTACTGGTTACAAAATGGCAAGTACGATAAAGAAACTCCCATAACCACTACCTATAAAAAAGAATGGTGGATTGCAGCAGCTATTGCTCTGGTTACCGGTATTGCCATATTCATTTTATACAAAGCTACTGGTCGACTAGAAAACTGGGTTTCTTATATTGATATGCTTACCACAGGAATATTTTTTGCTGGAATGTGGTTGATGGCACGACGCAAGTTGGAACATTGGCTCGTATTGATGGTGGGAAATATCATATCCGTGCCGCTGTACTTTTATAAAATTAATGAAATGTATAATGCCTTTAGTTTGACCGCCCTGCTTTATATCTTTCTTTCTATAATTGCCTATGAAGGTTATCGACGATGGAAAAAATACCTGAACAATCAGAATTTGACGGTTTAA
- a CDS encoding undecaprenyl-diphosphate phosphatase produces METFDAIVLGVIQGLTEFLPVSSSGHLELGKAILGDNSVPEESLMFTVVLHFATALSTIVVFRKDILELLKGLFSFQWNEETQFSVKIILSMIPAVFVGLLFEEEMESLFGGNVLLVGFLLLVTGLLLFLAGRAKNTGKAVSWKDAIIIGVAQAIAILPGVSRSGATISTSVLLGNDRTKAARFSFLMVVPLILGKIAKDVMIGDLNMESSNSLPLLFGFFAAFITGLIACTWMISIVKKAKLHYFSYYCFAVGIVAIIAGSLAA; encoded by the coding sequence ATGGAAACTTTTGATGCTATTGTACTGGGAGTCATCCAAGGCTTAACAGAGTTTTTACCTGTTTCTTCCAGCGGACACTTGGAACTAGGAAAAGCGATTCTTGGAGATAATTCAGTCCCTGAGGAAAGCTTGATGTTTACTGTGGTATTGCATTTTGCCACGGCCTTGAGTACAATCGTGGTTTTTAGAAAAGATATTTTGGAACTATTGAAAGGATTGTTTTCCTTTCAGTGGAACGAAGAAACACAGTTTTCTGTAAAGATTATTCTCTCCATGATACCTGCTGTATTTGTAGGCTTGCTATTTGAGGAAGAGATGGAATCGCTTTTTGGAGGTAACGTATTGCTGGTCGGATTTTTATTGCTAGTGACTGGATTGCTTCTGTTTCTTGCTGGCCGTGCAAAGAATACTGGAAAAGCGGTGAGTTGGAAAGATGCGATCATTATAGGCGTGGCACAAGCCATTGCCATATTACCTGGAGTTTCCCGTAGCGGAGCGACAATTTCCACTTCAGTATTATTAGGTAATGATCGTACCAAAGCAGCTCGGTTTTCCTTTTTAATGGTAGTGCCTTTGATTTTAGGAAAAATTGCCAAAGACGTGATGATTGGCGATCTGAATATGGAAAGCAGTAACAGCCTGCCGTTATTGTTTGGTTTTTTTGCTGCATTTATCACAGGATTAATCGCCTGTACCTGGATGATTTCCATTGTGAAGAAGGCCAAGTTGCATTACTTCTCCTATTATTGTTTTGCGGTAGGTATTGTGGCCATTATCGCTGGTAGTCTAGCAGCCTAA